In one Silene latifolia isolate original U9 population chromosome 10, ASM4854445v1, whole genome shotgun sequence genomic region, the following are encoded:
- the LOC141608707 gene encoding uncharacterized protein LOC141608707: MYNAFANGLAEAFNKTLCNLLRKVVAKSKRDWHERIGEALWAYRTTYKTPTQATPYALVYGVEAVLPLELQIPSLRIAIQEGLTDDENDKLRLAELEALDEKRLEAQQKLQCYQARLSRAFNKKVRPRSFQVGDLVLEVRRPIITSHKPVGKFTSKWDGPYVVQEVYTNGAYKIVDEDGVCVGPINGKFLKRYYS; this comes from the coding sequence ATGTACAATGCCTTTGCAAATGGTTTGGCTGAAGCCTTTAATAAAACTCTTTGCAACTTGTTGAGAAAAGTAGTAGCAAAGTCAAAGCGAGATTGGCATGAAAGAATTGGTGAGGCGTTATGGGCATACCGTACCacatacaaaacacctactcaAGCAACCCCGTATGCATTGGTGTATGGAGTTGAGGCCGTGCTGCCTTTGGAGTTGCAGATACCTTCCTTACGCATTGCTATTCAGGAGGGACTCACAGATGATGAAAATGACAAGTTGCGATTAGCAGAGTTGGAAGCTCTCGATGAAAAGAGACTAGAGGCTCAACAAAAGCTCCAATGTTATCAAGCAAGGTTGTCacgcgcattcaacaaaaaggtgcgcCCTCGTTCTTTCCAAGTAGGAGACCTCGTCCTTGAAGTACGAAGGCCAATCATCACCTCTCACAAGCCAGTTGGTAAATTCACCTCTAAGTGGGATGGTCCATACGTGGTACAGGAGGTCTACACAAATGGTGCTTATAAGATTGTTGATGAAGACGGTGTGTGTGTCGGTCCAATCAACGGAAAATTCTTAAAGCGCTACTATTCTTGA
- the LOC141608708 gene encoding uncharacterized protein LOC141608708, whose product MGDLSSDTLFHVMDGKTSFKLLLGRPWKHENGVVASTLHQCLKYYRGGERKIDGDAKPFSKVDSFFHDAKFFEENGTSGEFMPTTISSTGKGGKREKNIIKEDEAASPAKENDVKKDVGKASKTATPVASSKKQETPKKTTPPVLRYIPKSRRKDGESPFAECLRPKTGPKDKKSSLVFKQEWAGYDFTNPTPLGKVIEAEPYGLNKAQHEVFKQDGSYMVTRSGLGYESLAPVKIGARRKGATASSQHITVEEVEENEEGEENMHPSSVFDRISPPAEKCRPSIFTRLGRPNASTKHISVFARLGNQRESKVKVSIPSLRINKKGAIHERLGGPSKTVFSRLGAPKKNSGKGRPLPTSVTQNEEEVRNAEELVPSSSRPCDTKKSSDLEITTSSYHITVEEIPDENEEVEADEAPETLEDGGQSTVDELKELNLGTIEDPRPIYVGALSRLRKKKRIHRLAIKKGTSPKKQPQRRFRPELVPEIEKEVNKLIEAGFIREVKYSTWIANIVPVRKKNGQLRICVDFRDLNDACPKDDFPLPVTELMIDATTGHEALSFMDCTAVLSGRLAKWAMLLKQYDLVFVPQKAVKGQAIADFFADHPVPAEWEISDDLPGEEIFYVDILPPWQMYFDGAARKDGAGAGVVFVTPQNHLMPYSFTLTQLCSNNMAEYQALILGLQMAIEIGVRDMDIYGDSKLVVNQVLGEYEVKKEDLIPYHQRALQLLNQLEDIHVGHVPRSANKLADALANLAVTLALGAEESMQVPVCNRWVVSLLEGEENVDTTNMICVYTIDEDDWR is encoded by the exons ATGGGTGATCTTTCTTCCGACACGTTGTTCCATGTCATGGATGGCAAGACATCGTTCAAACTATTGCTGGGACGACCTTGGAAGCACGAAAACGGAGTTGTCgcctcaaccctccatcaatgcTTGAAATATTATCGTGGTGGTGAAAGGAAGATAGACGGAGACGCCAAACCCTTCTCTAAGGTCGACTCTTTCTTTCACGACGCAAAATTCTTTGAAGAGAATGGTACTTCCGGTGAGttcatgccaaccaccatctcttcaaCAGGAAAAGGAGGTAAGCGGGAAAAGAACATCATCAAAGAGGATGAAGCTGCAAGTCCTGCTAAAGAAAATGATGTTAAGAAAGATGTAGGCAAGGCCAGCAAAACAGCTACTCCTGTGGCATCATCCAAGAAGCAAGAGACGCCGAAGAAAACTACACCACCAGTACTACGCTACATCCCGAAGTCTCGCCGCAAAGATGGGGAGAGTCCTTTTGCAGAGTGTCTAAGACCAAAGACAGGGCCTAAGGATAAAAAGTCAAGTCTGGTGTTCAAGCAGGAATGG GCTGGATATGACTTTACAAATCCAACTCCTCTTGGCAAAGTTATAGAAGCTGAGCCGTACGGTCTTAACAAAGCGCAACATGAAGTATTCAAACAAGATGGGAGCTACATGGTGACCAGGTCCGGGCTCGGATATGAGTCTCTTGCGCCTGTGAAGATTGGTGCTCGTAGAAAAGGGGCTACTGCATCTTCTCAGCACATCACAGTAGAAGAGgtcgaagaaaatgaagaaggagaGGAAAACATGCATCCATCTTCAGTTTTCGATCGAATAAGTCCACCTGCAGAGAAGTGTCGTCCTTCTATATTTACAAGGTTAGGGAGACCAAATGCTTCAACCAAACACATTTCTGTATTTGCTAGGCTTGGCAATCAAAGAGAAAGTAAAGTCAAAGTGTCAATACCTTCGTTGCGCATAAATAAGAAGGGCGCAATACACGAACGCTTGGGCGGTCCATCAAAAACAGTCTTCAGTCGACTAGGGGCTCCCAAGAAGAATAGTGGCAAGGGTCGTCCTCTCCCAACTTCTGTAacacaaaatgaagaagaagtaaga AATGCCGAAGAGCTTGTGCCTTCATCTTCACGTCCCTGTGATACAAAGAAATCAAGTGACTTAGAAATTACAACGTCGTCATATCACATCACAGTAGAAGAGATACCTGATGAGAACGAAGAAGTTGAGGCGGATGAAGCCCCTGAAACACTTGAAGACGGGGGGCAATCGACTGTAGATGAACTCAAGGAACTCAACTTGGGAACTATTGAAGATCCTCGGCCCATTTATGTCGGTGCTCTCTCAcgactaaggaagaagaagagga TTCATCGTCTAGCAATCAAGAAAGGCACCAGTCCCAAAAAGCAACCTCAGCGTCGTTTCAGGCCGGAGCTTGTACCTGAAATTGAAAAGGAAGTCAACAAACTCATTGAAGCAGGTTTCATTCGAGAAGTAAAATATTCTACCTGGATAGCAAACATTGTCCCAGTCAGAAAGAAGAACGGACAATTGCGCATATGTGTCGACTTCAGAGACCTTAATGATGCATGCCCGAAGGATGACTTTCCTTTGCCAGTCACAGAGTTGATGATTGACGCAACCACTGGTCATGAAGCCCTCTCATTCATGGATTGTACTGctg TCTTGTCTGGAAGACTTGCGAAATGGGCAATGTTACTTAAGCAGTATGACTTGGTGTTCGTGCCTCAAAAGGCTGTCAAAGGTCAAGCTATCGCCGACTTCTTTGCTGATCATCCAGTGCCAGCAGAGTGGGAAATTTCAGATGACCTCCCAGGAGAAGAAATTTTCTATGTGGACATCCTACCTCCATGGCAAATGTACTTTGACGGTGCTGCAAGGAAGGACGGAGCCGGAGCCGGAGTTGTAttcgtaactccacaaaatcatctcATGCCATACTCCTTTACGCTCACTCAGTTGTGCTCAAATAATATGGCAGAATACCAAGCTCTTATACTCGGCCTCCAAATGGCGATCGAAATAGGTGTTAGAGACATGGACATCTACGGCGACTCGAAGCTGGTGGTCAACCAAGTCCTTGGTGAATATGAAGTAaaaaaggaagacttgattccCTACCATCAACGGGCATTACAACTGTTGAATCAACTTGAGGACATCCATGTTGGTCATGTGCcaaggagtgccaataagttggctGACGCGCTCGCTAATCTTGCAGTCACTTTGGCACTGGGGGCAGAAGAGTCTATGCAAGTCCCAGTCTGCAATCGTTGGGTAGTATCATTGCTCGAAGGAGAGGAAAATGTAGATACAACCAACATGATATGCGTCTACACAATTGATGAAGATGACTGGCGTTAA
- the LOC141608709 gene encoding uncharacterized protein LOC141608709, producing the protein MECLFSTAEMKEAARGNPAYGSGPGGEATVKKDVIENVEQHSNNGGGNVDVVGRAEITPGNPSTECTGNEIPLTFMSTADVNEAFAGVEERTIGAAKEGLVVEIRDARVEPVAPLPPPIYVPRCDMIHHPFLLHSTAPLPCMDIVPENLGCSQDCGAPDPDQHVCSQWLRFNKERFRTVFRVRKDVMDYVFDEFHDHKKSEQLVTYPCPNCITRIDLQSLMPGK; encoded by the exons atggagtgtctGTTTTCTACTGCTGAAATGAAGGAAGCTGCACGTGGAAATCCAGCgtacgggagtggtcctggtggcgag gccactgttaaaaaggatgtaattgagaatgttgaacaacattctaacaatggGGGTGGGAACGTAGATGTTGTCGGCCGTGCGGAGATCACCCCGGGGAATCCTTCAACGGAATGTACTGGAAATGAAatccctctgactttcatgagcacggcagatgtgaatgaggcatttgccggggttgaggAGCGAACGATTGGTGCTGCCAAAGAAGGTTTGGTAGTTGAAATTAGAGATGCTAGGGTTGAGCCTGTTGCGCCACTCCCAccccctatttatgtgccgcgatgtgacatgatccaccatccgttcttactgcattcaactgccccccttccgtgtatggacattgtacctgagaacctaggttgttctcaggattgcggggcacccgatcctgaccagcacgtatgctcacagtggttgcgatttaacaaggaacgtttcaggacggtgttcagggtgaggaaggatgtaatggattatgtctttgatgAATTCCACGACCACAAAAAATc ggaacaattggtcacatatccctgtccaaactgcataacgcgtattgatctccagTCGTTGATGCCCGGGAAATAG